In Phacochoerus africanus isolate WHEZ1 chromosome 1, ROS_Pafr_v1, whole genome shotgun sequence, the following are encoded in one genomic region:
- the LOC125132995 gene encoding cystatin-A5 isoform X1: protein MESEKMITGGLTEPRPATPEIQEIANKVKPQIEEETKKTYKKFEAILYRSQVVAGIIYYIKVDVGDNTYIHIIVFQNLPQLNEPLKLSGYQVDKTKDDELKPF from the exons ATGGAATCAGAAAAAATGATCACTGGGGGCTTAACTGAACCCAGACCTGCCACTCCAGAAATCCAGGAGATTGCCAACAAG GTTAAACCACAgattgaagaagaaacaaaaaaaacttacaaaaaattTGAAGCTATTCTTTATAGATCTCAAGTGGTTGCTGGAATAATTTACTACATCAAG GTTGACGTAGGTGATAATACCTACATTCACATAATAGTATTTCAAAATCTTCCTCAACTAAATGAGCCTCTGAAACTTAGTGGCTACCAGGTTGACAAAACCAAGGATGATGAGCTGAAACCCTTTTAG